In one window of Drosophila mauritiana strain mau12 chromosome X, ASM438214v1, whole genome shotgun sequence DNA:
- the LOC117146923 gene encoding transcription initiation factor TFIID subunit 8, with protein MEKVEAVTVPNVDPYRRILNKAVSQLLVDKGAGQASNQSLETLTQMLQALLWEIGNSAHNYCELSGRTMPTVGDVSLALINMGISISNLDPYMRKETHVPIPLPPQQTQQRPLSLLQAGIKAPHPHYVPSYFPPMPDPHAYIRTPTHKQPVTEYEAIREKAACQKRDIEKALTKFLCKTTETNNLFPTEDNMFPLIACKPAFPPYAAALNPTDQVFDFEELEYHYLVANRTEDEPSKDEGEEGDSENEEMDGDKSKEEKPEIDIKPNSNTNKAILDNPNIDNPYLRAATLPKRSKNCPTPGTMPSRSLATTAPTIRTPSTLEITKTSLQE; from the exons ATGGAGAAGGTGGAGGCGGTAACAGTTCCCAATGTGGATCCCTATCGTCGGATCCTAAACAAGGCTGTGTCCCAGCTGCTAGTGGACAAAGGCGCCGGCCAGGCGAGCAACCAAAGCCTGGAGACGCTAACCCAGATGCTGCAGGCGT TGCTCTGGGAGATCGGAAACTCGGCGCATAACTACTGCGAGCTGAGTGGACGCACCATGCCCACCGTGGGCGATGTCAGCTTGGCCCTGATCAACATGGGCATCTCGATCTCCAATTTGGATCCGTACATGCGCAAGGAGACTCACGTGCCCATTCCACTGCCGCCACAGCAGACGCAGCAGCGCCCGCTGAGCCTGCTGCAAGCGGGCATCAAGGCCCCGCATCCCCACTATGTGCCCAGCTACTTTCCGCCCATGCCCGATCCGCACGCCTACATACGAACGCCGACGCACAAGCAGCCGGTTACAGAGTACGAAGCCATCAGGGAGAAGGCCGCCTGCCAGAAGCGGGACATCGAGAAGGCGCTCACAAAGTTCCTCTGCAAGACCACGGAGACGAACAACCTCTTTCCCACCGAGGACAACATGTTTCCTT TAATTGCCTGCAAACCGGCCTTTCCTCCCTATGCAGCCGCTTTAAATCCCACAGATCAGGTGTTTGACTTCGAGGAGCTGGAGTACCACTATCTGGTGGCCAATCGCACAGAAGATGAGCCCAGTAAAG ATGAGGGCGAAGAGGGCGATAGCGAGAACGAGGAGATGGATGGCGACAAGTCCAAGGAGGAGAAGCCCGAGATAGATATCAAGCCCAATTCCAACACGAACAAGGCCATTTTGGACAACCCCAACATCGATAATCCCTATTTGCGCGCGGCTACTCTGCCCAAGCGATCCAAAAATTGCCCAACACCCGGAACCATGCCCAGCAGGAGTCTGGCCACCACGGCGCCAACGATACGAACGCCCTCCACTCTGGAGATAACCAAAACTAGCCTTCAAGAGTAG
- the LOC117146931 gene encoding xenotropic and polytropic retrovirus receptor 1, whose translation MKFAEHLSAHITPEWRKQYINYEEMKAMLYLAVEEAPSVESVEDDVLKRHFANFDENFFHYCDKELKKINTFYSEKLAEATRKFATLNAELKTSIEESERSAKKSKGHKRHAALPDRKARELKLAFSEFYLSLILLQNYQNLNHTGFRKILKKHDKLLRVDTGAKWRQEYVEASHFFTNKDIDNIINETETTVTGELEGGDRQRAMKRLRVPPLGEQQSPWTTFKVGLFSGSFIVLVIVVVLSAIFHEISGENLKVTFRLYRGPLLIIEFIFLIGVNIYGWRSSGVNHVLIFELDPRNHLSEQHLMELAAIFGVIWTLSMLSFLYSASLAIPAFINPLTLTLIMVLFLANPFHVLYHDARFWLWRITGRCLSAPFFHVGFADFWLGDQLNSLATAILDFEYLICFYFTNGNWTEARDASICMEKDFIIRPIVNCLPAWFRFAQCLRRYRDSREAFPHLVNAGKYSTTFMVVIFATLKSFHSPNYSSTFDNPYTWLWIIASIVSSCYAYTWDIKMDWGLFDKNAGENTFLREEVVYSSTGFYYFAILEDLALRFIWALSFYLTEMKIVSSDIMTSVTGILEVFRRFVWNFFRLENEHLNNCGKFRAVRDISIAPLDSSDQALILRLMDEADGVINRYTKANRPKPKKVKDPEKRSLLQTRGSLPDLRIDMDSKKL comes from the exons ATGAAGTTCGCCGAGCACCTGTCGGCGCACATAACGCCCGAGTGGCGCAAACAATACATCAACTATGAG GAAATGAAGGCCATGCTGTATTTGGCCGTGGAGGAAGCGCCATCGGTGGAGAGCGTCGAGGACGACGTGCTGAAGCGGCACTTCGCCAACTTCGATGAGAACTTCTTTCACTACTGCGACAAGGAGCTGAAGAAGATCAATACGTTCTACTCGGAGAAGCTGGCGGAGGCCACGCGAAAGTTTGCCACCCTGAATGCCGAACTGAAGACCTCCATCGAGGAGTCGGAGCGGAGTGCCAAGAAGTCCAAGGGACACAAACGACATGCCGCCTTGCCGGATCGCAAGGCGCGCGAACTGAAGTTGGCCTTCAGCGAGTTCTACCTGAGTCTGATCCTCCTGCAGAACTACCAGAATCTGAATCACACCGGCTTTCGTAAAATACTCAAGAAGCACGATAAA CTTTTGCGTGTGGACACCGGTGCCAAATGGAGACAGGAGTATGTGGAGGCCTCGCACTTCTTCACCAACAAGGACATCGACAATATCATCAATGAGACGGAGACGACGGTCACCGGCGAACTGGAGGGCGGCGATCGGCAGCGAGCGATGAAGAGATTGCGAGTACCACCGCTGGGCGAACAGCAGAGTCCGTGGACCACGTTCAAGGTGGGCCTCTTCTCCGGCAGCTTCATAGTGCTGGTCATTGTGGTGGTGCTGTCGGCCATCTTCCACGAGATCAGCGGCGAGAACCTGAAGGTTACGTTCCGACTCTACCGCGGCCCCCTGCTAATCATCGAGTTCATCTTCCTCATCGGAGTGAACATCTACGGCTGGCGGTCGTCTGGCGTTAATCATGTCCTGATCTTCGAGCTGGATCCGCGAAATCATCTATCCGAGCAGCATCTCATGGAACTGGCGGCGATCTTCGGCGTGATCTGGACACTCAGCATGCTGAGCTTCCTGTACAGCGCCAGCTTGGCCATTCCGGCGTTCATCAATCCGCTTACGCTTACGCTGATTATGGTGCTGTTTTTGGCCAATCCGTTCCATGTGCTCTATCACGACGCACGATTCTGGCTGTGGCGGATTACGGGACGATGTCTGTCGGCACCGTTCTTTCATGTTGGCTTCGCGGATTTCTGGCTGGGCGATCAGCTCAATTCGCTGGCTACGGCTATCCTCGATTTCGAGTATCTCATATGCTTCTATTTCACAAATGGCAACTGGACGGAGGCGAGGGATGCCTCGATTTGCATGGAGAAGGACTTTATCATCCGGCCGATTGTCAATTGCCTGCCCGCCTGGTTTCGATTTGCACAATGCCTGCGCCGATATCGCGACTCGCGGGAGGCCTTTCCTCATTTGGTGAATGCTGGCAAATACTCCACAACCTTCATGGTGGTGATCTTCGCCACGCTGAAGAGCTTTCACAGTC CGAACTATTCCAGCACATTCGATAATCCCTATACATGGCTGTGGATTATCGCCTCGATTGTGTCCTCTTGCTACGCCTACACATGGGATATCAAAATGGATTGGGGTCTGTTCGACAAGAACGCCGGCGAGAATACTTTCCTGCGCGAGGAGGTTGTCTACTCATCGACG GGTTTTTACTACTTTGCCATTTTGGAGGATCTGGCCCTGCGCTTTATTTGGGCGCTATCTTTCTACCTCACCGAGATGAAAATCGTTAGCTCAGACATAATGACCTCCGTCACAGGCATCCTGGAGGTATTCCG TCGGTTTGTGTGGAACTTTTTCCGGTTGGAGAACGAGCATCTGAACAACTGCGGTAAGTTCCGAGCCGTTCGTGACATCTCGATAGCGCCGCTGGACTCCTCCGACCAAGCGCTCATCTTGCGCCTGATGGACGAGGCTGATGGTGTGATCAATCGCTACACGAAGGCGAACCGACCAAAGCCCAAGAAGGTCAAGGATCCGGAGAAGCGGAGCCTGCTCCAGACGCGCGGATCGCTGCCCGATCTCAGGATCGATATGGACAGTAAAAAATTGTAG
- the LOC117147002 gene encoding multivesicular body subunit 12A: MNKVGKHIQSGIGGAPNAALSTAALLGTPLEATNGAGSASTTNVFNSIMSFLPDNRPITSLHIVEDFERCPKNFSAISRTYDQDSDADLWRDYSLFGRQNTRYLCLSKSEGLPEYVVETLQVISDKTPPPKEFSQVSRTADSDQKAWRKRQLIYKLSKRGTVTQAVTDIILCSKLKAAPDGFKLAGDINGVLICYKTSAIPVRLSPPVPGGGLPAPATCEVEQALNRLNLQGQRNSRGPLPQPPTEHHDYEEIQANYQIKSPQRPAPPRPACSAGGHGTYGGTGTLGTYTELEGVPFAMDVRLQRNQAVNDIPTLPEISTLLKSLDYDFQLERQILCTMKSSASKNPFFK, translated from the exons ATGAACAAAGTGGGCAAGCACATCCAAAGCGGCATCGGTGGAGCACCCAACGCGGCATTGTCCACGGCAGCTCTACTGGGTACTCCGCTGGAGGCGACCAATGGAGCTGGCTCGGCCAGCACCACTAATGTGTTCAACTCCATCATGAGCTTCCTGCCGGACAATCGACCGATCACCTCGCTGCACATCGTCGAGGATTTCGAGCG TTGCCCGAAGAACTTCAGTGCCATAAGCCGCACCTACGACCAGGATTCGGATGCGGACCTATGGCGCGACTACAGCCTGTTCGGACGCCAGAACACACGCTACCTCTGCCTGTCCAAGTCCGAGGGCCTGCCGGAATACGTGGTGGAGACCCTACA AGTGATTTCGGATAAAACGCCGCCGCCCAAGGAATTCTCGCAGGTCTCCCGCACTGCAGACAGCGACCAGAAGGCCTGGCGCAAGCGGCAGCTGATCTACAAGCTCTCCAAGCGCGGCACTGTGACCCAGGCGGTCACCGACATAATACTCTGCTCCAAGTTGAAGGCAGCGCCCGATGGCTTTAAGCTGGCCGGCGATATCAACGGAGTGCTTATCTGCTACAAAACGAGCGCGATCCCAGTGCGCCTCTCGCCGCCAGTGCCAGGTGGAGGATTGCCAGCTCCAGCCACCTGTGAGGTGGAGCAGGCCCTGAACCGCCTGAATCTCCAGGGTCAACGCAACTCACGTGGACCA CTGCCACAACCACCGACTGAACACCATGACTATGAGGAGATCCAAGCCAACTATCAAATAAAGTCGCCACAGCGACCGGCTCCACCGCGGCCAGCGTGTTCCGCAGGAGGACACGGTACTTACGGCGGAACGGGCACCTTGGGCACCTACACCGAGCTGGAGGGAGTGCCTTTCGCCATGGACGTTAGGCTGCAGCGCAACCAAGCTGTGAATGAT ATACCCACACTGCCAGAAATCTCTACGCTGCTCAAGTCCCTGGACTATGACTTTCAGCTGGAACGTCAGATCTTGTGCACCATGAAGTCATCAGCATCTAAGAACCCGTTCTTTAAGTAA
- the LOC117148108 gene encoding 3-hydroxyacyl-CoA dehydrogenase type-2 — protein sequence MIKNAVSLVTGGASGLGRATAERLAKQGASVILADLPSSKGNEVAKELGDKVVFVPVDVTSEKDVSAALQTAKDKFGRLDLTVNCAGTATAVKTFNFNKNVAHRLEDFQRVININTVGTFNVIRLSAGLMGANEPNQDGQRGVIVNTASVAAFDGQIGQAAYSASKAAVVGMTLPIARDLSTQGIRICTIAPGLFNTPMLAALPEKVRTFLAKSIPFPQRLGEPSEYAHLVQAIYENPLLNGEVIRIDGALRMMP from the exons ATGATCAAG AACGCCGTTTCCCTGGTGACCGGAGGAGCCTCTGGACTGGGCCGCGCCACCGCCGAGCGCCTGGCCAAGCAGGGCGCCAGCGTGATCCTGGCCGATCTGCCCTCCTCCAAGGGCAACGAGGTGGCCAAGGAGCTGGGCGACAAGGTGGTCTTCGTGCCCGTGGACGTGACCTCCGAGAAGGATGTGAGCGCCGCTCTGCAGACGGCCAAGGATAAGTTCGGTCGTCTGGATCTGACTGTGAACTGTGCAGGCACAGCCACCGCGGTGAAGACGTTCAACTTCAACAAGAACGTGGCGCACCGCCTTGAGGACTTCCAGCGGGTGATCAACATCAATACGGTGGGCACGTTCAATGTGATCCGTCTGTCCGCCGGACTGATGGGCGCCAATGAGCCCAACCAGGATGGACAACGCGGCGTGATCGTGAACACCGCCTCAGTGGCTGCCTTCGATGGCCAGATCGGCCAGGCGGCCTACTCCGCCTCTAAGGCAGCCGTGGTGGGCATGACCCTGCCCATTGCCCGCGACCTGAGCACCCAGGGCATCCGTATCTGCACCATTGCACCGGGTTTGTTCAACACACCCATGCTGGCCGCCCTGCCAGAGAAGGTGCGCACCTTCCTGGCCAAGTCCATACCGTTCCCGCAGCGCCTGGGCGAGCCCAGTGAGTACGCCCACCTGGTGCAGGCCATCTACGAGAATCCGCTGCTCAACGGCGAGGTTATCCGCATCGATGGTGCCCTGCGCATGATGCCCTAG
- the LOC117147003 gene encoding LOW QUALITY PROTEIN: rho GTPase-activating protein 22 (The sequence of the model RefSeq protein was modified relative to this genomic sequence to represent the inferred CDS: inserted 2 bases in 2 codons), whose product MQTTTSQRPVTPGTPDSAHIVIGAAGFVAHERRQPGKTLMNCFRDRSTTSSSSSQAQHAYVRGHSVTSSTLFRLEGSGGSNCTLDKAGKQDSGRPEAVVLLRELKTRPNKLALLKSSSSKDLTRLFLDDSTNTAVLVSNTSIDVCSSNSSSGGSPAVGRSKSGRDRRNGLECCSSCSKRWHDLKQRMHTLEQDLLVQTTYSQELEQKVGEMSRQLTELLQERDRDRDKDKPRFAAAGGVAAPGKRTAHGTPNVRPSRLVAWMNLSNWFKSRPSVETLREQRIFFDEPCFDTDLEMVLKHDQHRTVPRIVVDCCDLIEQKYRRSTQPIEGIYRQCGDYNKIQTLRFSIDANDYDSLRQPDVDIHTLTGVLKLFLREIKSPLVSVNEAKTFIGQPNQWLLTDLSAKLDSLKRLIRSLPESNRDTMDYIFGHFNRITKVPLQQISAETLSISVTPSIFHTVPQGVHMQDIQQLLREGETLADCVKLMIEYQGRIFDRLRLIQTAHLLCRCVERFANHSKTXNPQPEPPLYLPHLYXTPESVSNPDHVVYRCTADRRRLSMRNLKKTLSQPDLLFHNLF is encoded by the exons ATGCAGACGACGACAAGTCAGCGGCCAGTAACGCCTGGCACTCCAGACTCGGCGCATATCGTAATCGGCGCCGCGGGATTCGTGGCACACGAGAGACGCCAGCCCGGAAAGACCCTGATGAATTGCTTTCGCGATCGTTCCACgacgtcgtcgtcatcgtcgcAGGCCCAACACGCCTATGTGCGCGGTCACAGCGTCACCTCGAGCACTCTGTTTCGCCTGGAGGGCAGTGGTGGCTCCAATTGCACCTTGGACAAGGCGGGCAAGCAGGATAGCGGGCGGCCCGAGGCGGTCGTCCTACTCAGAGAGCTGAAAACCAGACCCAACAAGCTGGCGCTGCtcaagagcagcagcagcaaggatCTGACCCGCCTGTTTCTGGACGATTCAACCAACACAGCCGTGCTGGTGTCCAACACCAGCATAGATGTCTGCTCCTCGAATTCCAGCTCTGGCGGCAGTCCGGCGGTGGGCAGGTCCAAGTCCGGCAGGGATCGCCGCAATGGACTGGagtgctgcagcagctgctccaaGCGCTGGCACGATCTCAAGCAGCGTATGCACACTCTGGAGCAGGATCTGCTAGTCCAGACCACATAcagccaggagctggagcagaAGGTGGGCGAGATGAGTCGCCAGTTGACGGAACTGCTGCAGGAACGCGACAGGGATAGGGACAAGGATAAGCCGCGCTTCGCAGCCGCAGGCGGCGTGGCTGCGCCTGGCAAGCGGACTGCTCACGGCACTCCCAATGTCCGACCCTCGCGCCTGGTGGCCTGGATGAACCTGTCCAACTGGTTCAAGAGCAGACCCAGCGTGGAAACGCTGCGGGAACAGCGCATCTTCTTCGACGAGCCCTGCTTCGATACGGACCTGGAGATGGTCCTCAAGCACGACCAGCACCGCACTGTGCCGCGCATCGTTGTGGACTGCTGCGATCTTATCGAGCAAAAGTACCGCAGATCCACGCAGCCCATCGAGGGCATCTATCGGCAGTGCGGCGACTACAATAAAATCCAAACGCTGCGCTTTAGCATCGACGCCAACGACTACGATTCACTGCGTCAGCCGGACGTCGATATACACACGTTGACCGGCGTGCTGAAGCTCTTCCTGCGCGAAATCAAGAGTCCGCTGGTCAGTGTCAACGAGGCCAAGACCTTCATTGGCCAGCCCAATCAGTGGT TGTTAACCGATCTGTCAGCGAAGTTGGACTCCCTGAAAAGACTGATTCGTTCGCTGCCGGAGAGCAACCGGGACACCATGGACTACATCTTCGGGCACTTCAATAG AATAACCAAGGTGCCGCTGCAGCAGATCAGCGCGGAAACGCTGTCCATATCGGTGACGCCGTCGATTTTCCACACGGTGCCGCAGGGCGTCCACATGCAGGATATCCAGCAACTTTTGCGCGAGGGCGAAACGCTGGCCGACTGCGTCAAGCTGATGATCGAGTACCAGGGGCGCATATTCGA CCGCTTACGTCTCATCCAAACCGCTCACCTACTGTGCCGTTGTGTCGAACGCTTTGCTAACCACTCGAAAA GAAATCCTCAACCTGAACCCCCACTGTACCTGCCACACCTAT CCACTCCCGAATCCGTTTCCAATCCCGATCACGTCGTCTACAGATGCACCGCCGATCGCCGCCGCCTGAGCATGCGCAACCTGAAGAAGACTCTGTCGCAGCCGGACCTGCTCTTCCACAATCTATTTTGA
- the LOC117147193 gene encoding transcriptional protein SWT1: MSLGGESKHSPKLSNLRPLDDDQLVRLVRTPRPSNGLGQHPAQDRLKRLQAHLKRMQDNGKEQGTTKRSPHSSLAARRSSASTSTPQRILKVPAKVARNAWEKPKALVDANRLKAGRSQPANQRLMLLRASLQQKQQCEERNNNIVPKINEEVIEKQPEICNITNTSAFGSTASDMEVEPMEWQDSIGEDATQKDQDEAKEGDDTQLMLQAESIEEEAPQKDQDETKKEDDTLLMLQAADAEELPPRLVDYMYFVLDTNVLIHDHKFVERLADVVLPGTVGSMLYLPYIVIKELDKLKYKSDFLKRLIAVRAIRFLNTKFDESLQIQAQSALEEADHLIKIDCPDDSIVNCCLQLQEQVPHMMLLTNDANLRLKANASNIKVSSLSALMSTYADEFAGFGD, translated from the exons ATGTCGCTCGGTGGAGAAAGCAAGCACTCTCCAAAGTTATCCAATCTGAGGCCTTTGGACGACGACCAGCTGGTTAGGCTCGTCAGGACGCCACGTCCGTCAAATG GACTGGGCCAGCATCCCGCACAGGATCGCCTCAAGCGCCTGCAGGCCCATCTGAAGCGGATGCAGGACAACGGGAAGGAGCAGGGGACCACCAAACGGAGCCCTCACAGTTCCTTGGCAGCTCGTCGTTCAAGTGCATCCACATCTACACCCCAGCGAATCCTAAAGGTGCCGGCCAAGGTGGCCAGGAATGCCTGGGAAAAGCCAAAAGCCCTGGTGGATGCCAATCGCCTGAAGGCGGGACGTAGCCAACCTG CCAACCAGCGTCTCATGCTATTAAGAGCTTCgctgcagcagaagcagcaatgCGAGGAGCGCAACAACAATATTGTGCCCAAGATCAACGAAGAGGTGATCGAAAAACAACCAGAGATCTGCAACATCACAAATACAAGTGCATTTGGCTCGACGGCCAGCGATATGGAGGTCGAGCCCATGGAATGGCAGGATTCCATTGGAGAGGATGCTACACAAAAGGATCAGGATGAGGCCAAGGAAGGGGACGACACTCAATTGATGCTGCAGGCGGAGTCCATTGAAGAGGAGGCCCCACAGAAGGATCAGGATGAGACGAAGAAAGAGGACGACACTCTATTGATGCTGCAGGCGGCCGATGCCGAGGAGCTGCCCCCAAGGCTTGTGGATTACATGTACTTTGTGCTGGACACCAACGTCCTCATACACGACCACAAGTTCGTGGAAAGACTGGCCGATGTGGTGCTCCCTGGCACGGTGGGGAGCATGCTGTACCTTCCCTACATAGTAATCAAAGAGCTGGACAAGCTGAAGTACAAGTCGGACTTCCTGAAGCGTTTGATTGCCGTGCGAGCAATACGCTTTTTGAACACCAAGTTCGACGAGAGCTTGCAAATACAAG CTCAATCCGCTTTGGAGGAGGCGGATCACCTGATCAAGATCGATTGCCCGGACGACAGCATTGTGAATTGCTGCCTGCAGCTGCAGGAGCAGGTTCCCCACATGATGCTTCTCACCAACGACGCGAACCTCCGGCTCAAGGCCAATGCCTCCAACATAAAGGTCTCCAGTCTCTCCGCTCTGATGTCCACCTATGCGGATGAGTTCGCTGGCTTCGGCGATTAA
- the LOC117147195 gene encoding transcriptional adapter 3-B, whose protein sequence is MSANLKNIKLAHFSGSLGSGGFGISASSGGAGKLPTNGTGGGKSAPASTFLDSEVLATPGGVVIPIIRTRDVPKLLPTIAAALQRPADDHLAAEDLDAVQLELEQMLSNVALRTRVLKAEYDSLDKDEKRQDRRKLDRVPGSPPCPASMLNGLLGIGSNSSTSLGSPLGGGGASSSSQSKRKRDEPTGVRKKHSSMTILKQQGVSGGTSKHQAKNSPLAVHTDDSMDYLPTLVAANASGSVLPHHQPLPQLPKMSVPKNDTPNKFWLSVEPYCMPLTNEDLRLIDDLLEQYWGPLVPPVPPLGPHYSTVWAQEDMKALQPGGARIKSNNSSGMLKKAEGMVEESITGPLTQRLVSALMEESLMTLPSEQAAVGEHSNSTTSSSNENTHSHSSSSANAAAAASSGNFRSLAMMKHGVGIEQRLKKTLIENGLIDASEFAAHEDVDEVLMEIKRVTTEISTISQFNSEELKRLRAVASEEIKRIAIKQKLDMVDQEILECYKRMLQYRAKRKGHTIEEKQEILRLTNEQRLLADQLERMQMHLPCIGGSGSSLLEPKM, encoded by the coding sequence ATGAGTGCGAACCTGAAGAACATCAAACTGGCCCACTTCAGTGGTTCGCTCGGTTCCGGTGGCTTTGGCATCTCTGCGTCATCCGGAGGAGCTGGAAAACTGCCCACAAATGGCACAGGTGGCGGCAAATCCGCGCCAGCGAGCACCTTCCTGGATTCCGAGGTGCTGGCCACGCCCGGTGGCGTCGTTATACCCATAATTCGCACTCGGGATGTGCCCAAACTGCTGCCCACCATTGCAGCCGCACTGCAGCGTCCGGCGGATGATCATTTGGCGGCCGAGGATCTGGACGCAGTGCAACTGGAGCTGGAACAGATGCTCTCCAATGTGGCGCTGCGCACGCGCGTCCTGAAAGCGGAGTATGATAGCCTGGACAAGGATGAGAAGCGCCAGGATCGCAGAAAGCTCGACCGTGTGCCTGGATCGCCACCTTGTCCGGCTAGCATGCTCAACGGCCTGCTGGGCATCGGCAGCAACTCGTCGACGAGTCTGGGCAGCCCGCTGGGCGGCGGAGGCGCCTCATCCTCCAGCCAGTCCAAGCGCAAGCGGGATGAGCCAACGGGCGTGCGCAAGAAGCACTCTTCGATGACCATTCTCAAGCAACAGGGCGTTTCAGGCGGCACCTCGAAGCACCAGGCCAAGAACAGCCCCTTGGCCGTGCACACTGACGACAGCATGGACTATCTGCCCACACTGGTGGCCGCCAATGCCTCTGGATCCGTGCTGCCGCATCACCAGCCGCTGCCGCAGCTACCGAAGATGTCGGTGCCCAAGAACGATACGCCCAACAAGTTCTGGCTATCCGTGGAGCCCTACTGCATGCCGCTAACCAACGAGGATCTGCGCCTAATCGATGACCTGCTGGAGCAGTATTGGGGTCCACTGGTGCCGCCAGTGCCCCCTCTGGGTCCCCACTACTCCACAGTCTGGGCCCAGGAAGATATGAAGGCGCTGCAGCCTGGCGGAGCACGAATCAAATCGAACAACTCCAGCGGTATGCTCAAAAAGGCCGAAGGCATGGTGGAGGAGAGCATCACTGGTCCGCTTACCCAGCGATTGGTGTCCGCCTTGATGGAGGAGTCGCTGATGACGCTGCCCAGCGAACAGGCCGCCGTGGGCGAGCACAGCAACAGCACcacgagcagcagcaacgagAACACCCACTCGCACTCCTCGTCCTCGGCAAATGCTGCCGCAGCAGCTTCTTCCGGGAACTTCCGATCCCTCGCCATGATGAAACACGGCGTGGGCATCGAACAGCGCCTGAAGAAGACTCTCATCGAGAACGGACTGATCGATGCCAGTGAGTTTGCGGCCCACGAAGACGTGGACGAGGTGCTGATGGAGATCAAGCGCGTGACGACCGAGATCAGCACCATTTCGCAGTTCAACAGCGAGGAATTGAAGCGACTGCGTGCCGTTGCCAGCGAGGAAATCAAGCGCATTGCCATCAAACAGAAATTGGACATGGTGGACCAGGAGATACTCGAGTGCTACAAGCGAATGCTGCAGTATCGGGCCAAGCGCAAGGGCCACACCATCGAGGAGAAGCAGGAGATACTGCGGCTGACCAACGAGCAGCGCCTGCTGGCGGATCAGCTGGAGCGCATGCAGATGCATCTGCCCTGCATTGGCGGCTCCGGCAGCTCCCTGCTCGAGCCAAAGATGTAG